A genome region from Verrucomicrobiota bacterium includes the following:
- the carB gene encoding carbamoyl-phosphate synthase large subunit translates to MPKRTDIETIFIIGSGPIVIGQACEFDYSGAQACKTLLGEGYRVVLVNSNPATIMTDPEFATRTYIEPLRADIIEKIIAKEKPDALLPTLGGQTALNLAIELFDSGVLERYGVEMIGARGEVIKKAEDRRLFKEAMERIGLSVPKSATAHTLDEALRIADEIGTFPLIIRPAFTLGGVGGGIAEDRAGFELAARKGLAFSPIHEILVEESVVGWKEYELEVMRDLKDNVVIVCPIENLDPMGVHTGDSITVAPAQTLTDKEYQVLRDASIAVMREIGVETGGSNIQFAIHPGTGKLAVIEMNPRVSRSSALASKATGFPIAKIAAKLAVGYTLDEIPNDITRETMASFEPSIDYCVVKCPRWAFEKFPGADPTLTIQMKSVGEAMSIGRTFKEALQKGLRSLEIGRAGLGADGEDPPLETLTTATIDHKLRVPNLDRIFYVKYALQKGYTPERVFELTKIDPWYIDNIVELIEIEQLIVESRDRLLRVVNSDGCRAGAPAPAARNEDDTFAREVFRTAKRAGFSDIQLAWLLGLGVDAEDDVRRAREALGIEPVFKLVDTCAAEFEAYTPYYYSTYEQEDECRRSDRKKIMILGGGPNRIGQGIEFDYCCVHASFALKADGFETIMVNCNPETVSTDYDTSDKLYFEPLTKEDVLAIYRREQCDGVIVQFGGQTPLNLARALEAEGVNIIGTSPDSIDRAEDRERFKQLLQRIGLRQPLNATATNVEQAKRIAREIGYPVVIRPSFVLGGRAMEIVNGEDGLVEYMTHAVKASPKHPVLIDKFLENAVEV, encoded by the coding sequence ATGCCGAAGCGGACGGATATTGAGACGATCTTCATCATCGGGTCGGGGCCGATCGTGATCGGCCAGGCGTGCGAGTTTGACTACTCGGGCGCGCAGGCGTGCAAGACGCTGCTCGGCGAGGGCTACCGCGTCGTGCTGGTCAACTCGAACCCGGCGACGATCATGACCGACCCCGAGTTTGCCACGCGCACGTACATCGAGCCGCTGCGCGCCGACATCATCGAGAAGATCATCGCCAAGGAGAAACCCGATGCGCTGTTGCCCACGCTCGGCGGCCAGACAGCCCTGAACCTCGCCATCGAGCTGTTCGACTCGGGCGTGCTCGAGCGCTACGGTGTCGAGATGATCGGCGCGCGCGGCGAGGTGATCAAGAAGGCCGAGGACCGCCGGCTTTTCAAGGAGGCCATGGAGCGCATCGGACTCTCCGTGCCGAAGAGTGCCACCGCACACACGCTCGACGAAGCGCTCCGAATCGCCGACGAAATCGGCACCTTCCCGCTCATCATCCGGCCCGCGTTCACCCTCGGCGGTGTGGGCGGCGGGATCGCCGAGGACCGCGCCGGCTTCGAGCTCGCCGCGCGCAAGGGCCTGGCGTTCAGCCCCATTCACGAGATCCTCGTCGAGGAATCCGTCGTCGGTTGGAAAGAATACGAGCTCGAGGTCATGCGCGACCTCAAGGACAACGTCGTCATCGTCTGCCCGATCGAGAACCTCGACCCGATGGGCGTGCACACGGGCGACTCGATCACGGTGGCGCCGGCGCAGACGCTGACCGACAAGGAGTACCAGGTGCTGCGCGACGCCTCGATCGCCGTCATGCGCGAGATCGGCGTCGAGACCGGCGGCTCGAACATCCAGTTCGCCATCCACCCCGGCACGGGCAAGCTCGCCGTGATCGAGATGAACCCGCGCGTGAGCCGCTCGTCGGCGCTCGCCTCGAAGGCGACCGGCTTCCCGATCGCCAAGATCGCCGCGAAGCTCGCCGTCGGCTACACGCTCGATGAGATCCCCAACGACATCACGCGCGAGACGATGGCGAGCTTCGAACCCTCGATCGACTACTGTGTGGTCAAGTGCCCGCGCTGGGCGTTCGAGAAGTTCCCGGGCGCCGACCCCACGCTGACAATCCAGATGAAATCGGTCGGCGAGGCAATGAGCATCGGCCGCACCTTCAAGGAGGCACTCCAGAAAGGCCTGCGCTCGCTCGAGATCGGCCGCGCCGGCCTCGGCGCCGACGGCGAGGATCCACCGCTCGAAACGCTCACAACGGCCACGATCGACCACAAGTTGCGCGTGCCCAACCTCGACCGCATCTTCTACGTCAAGTACGCGCTCCAGAAGGGCTACACGCCCGAGCGCGTCTTCGAGCTGACCAAGATCGACCCGTGGTACATCGACAACATCGTCGAGCTCATCGAGATCGAGCAGCTCATCGTCGAGAGTCGCGACCGGCTGCTCCGCGTCGTCAACTCAGACGGATGTAGGGCGGGCGCCCCCGCGCCCGCCGCACGCAATGAGGATGACACCTTCGCACGTGAGGTTTTCCGCACGGCCAAGCGCGCCGGGTTCTCGGACATCCAGCTCGCGTGGTTGCTCGGCCTCGGCGTTGATGCCGAGGACGACGTGCGTCGCGCGCGCGAGGCGCTCGGCATCGAGCCGGTCTTCAAGCTCGTCGATACGTGCGCCGCCGAGTTCGAGGCTTACACGCCGTACTACTACTCGACCTACGAGCAGGAAGACGAGTGCCGCCGCAGCGACCGCAAGAAGATCATGATCCTCGGCGGCGGCCCGAACCGCATCGGCCAAGGCATCGAGTTCGACTACTGCTGCGTGCACGCCTCGTTCGCGCTCAAGGCCGACGGCTTCGAAACGATCATGGTCAACTGCAACCCCGAGACCGTCTCGACCGACTACGACACGAGCGACAAGCTCTACTTCGAGCCGCTGACCAAGGAGGACGTGCTTGCCATCTACCGGCGCGAGCAATGCGACGGCGTCATCGTCCAATTCGGCGGCCAGACGCCCCTGAACCTCGCCCGCGCTCTCGAGGCCGAAGGCGTCAACATCATCGGCACGTCGCCCGACAGCATCGACCGCGCCGAGGACCGCGAGCGCTTCAAGCAGCTCCTGCAGAGGATCGGCCTGCGCCAGCCGCTCAACGCCACGGCGACCAACGTCGAGCAGGCCAAGCGCATCGCGCGCGAGATCGGCTACCCGGTCGTCATCCGGCCCTCGTTCGTGCTCGGCGGGCGCGCCATGGAGATCGTCAACGGCGAGGACGGCCTCGTCGAGTACATGACGCACGCGGTCAAGGCCTCGCCCAAACACCCCGTGCTCATCGACAAGTTCCTCGAGAACGCCGTCGAGGTCGA